One stretch of Aquisalimonas asiatica DNA includes these proteins:
- a CDS encoding TRAP transporter small permease, whose product MNLLNRFETLFAWVTGVIAMAFLLFLMVGTSSDVASRFFLGNSIPGVFEMAELAMVVCVMFGLGWAQQGRKHIRVTLLVDRLPPRARAGLEAFAWIATAILLMLIAAPATQEAYHSTLDREFRWGVVRMPVWWVKIIVALGLWLASLQMLKCAVEALAGGGRMNTGRPTEQQDVPHA is encoded by the coding sequence GTGAATCTCCTGAACCGATTCGAGACCCTTTTCGCCTGGGTGACGGGCGTGATCGCCATGGCCTTTCTGCTGTTCCTGATGGTGGGGACCAGCTCGGACGTTGCCTCACGCTTCTTCCTCGGCAACTCCATTCCCGGTGTGTTCGAAATGGCGGAACTGGCCATGGTGGTCTGCGTCATGTTCGGCCTGGGCTGGGCACAGCAGGGCCGCAAGCACATCCGCGTGACACTCCTTGTTGACCGGCTACCTCCCCGGGCGCGGGCCGGCCTGGAGGCGTTCGCCTGGATCGCCACCGCGATCCTGCTGATGCTCATCGCCGCGCCGGCAACCCAGGAGGCCTATCACTCGACCCTCGACCGGGAGTTCCGCTGGGGCGTCGTGCGCATGCCGGTCTGGTGGGTGAAGATCATCGTCGCCCTCGGTCTCTGGCTGGCCAGCCTGCAGATGCTCAAGTGCGCCGTGGAGGCATTGGCGGGGGGAGGCCGAATGAACACCGGACGCCCGACCGAGCAACAGGACGTTCCCCATGCTTGA